The Coffea arabica cultivar ET-39 chromosome 2c, Coffea Arabica ET-39 HiFi, whole genome shotgun sequence genome includes the window TTAATATGGGTATAACTCATGTGACCCATAACCCattaattttctttaattaaACATGCTACGTAGGAGTGAAAAATAACTCTGATTAAAATAGCTATttcatatatatgtgtgtgtgtgtgtgtgtgtgtgtgtgtgtgtgtgtaaattAAACAGAATTAACAATTATAAAGAACCTATAAAGAAAGGATAACAAACTCATTCCTAAGAACCTATAAAGAACAACAGAACAAGCCTCCCAGCCGCTTCCAAAATGTCTCCCTGGAATGGGTTCAGGCTAGGAGAATTTTGAAGAGATTCAGAACGTCAGATTTCCAAAAATTGCTTTGAAGAAGAAATCAGCTTTCATAAACGTCCAAAAACTACGATCATCGCCCCATTGTAGAATCTCGTACATAAAAAAATGTCAGAAGTTGATGTACGTTCAAACCTCGGAGATTACTCTCAttgttcaaaaattgaccggagaATAGGAGCTCCTATAACCTTGAGAAGGTCCTCTAAATCTCCGGACCAAAGCTACAAAAAAACTCTGCAAATCCAGAGAAAGACAGAGAGTAGATGTTTAGATATTTCCAGTAGAGACTCAAAGCCATGAGAGACCATCTTCTGTGAGAAAAGACAGGAAATATAAGAAAGGGGGAAGGTTTCCTACCATGGAAGACAGGAAGAATAAAcatgaaaaaaaaggggggggggggggggggggggggagacaCATCAATTGAAAGATGAAAACTAATCACAACTATACATTGTCAGAAAAAGATAATGCTGTCTATAACCAGTAACTTGACACATTATAATCTAAGtcacaaaatatttaaaaaaataaaaacccaaAGAACTGAAAACCAAATATTATTAGTATCCCGtttaagttacaagttcatcAGACACAATTCAAAAAATTGCTTATGTAGAACTTCAACGGCCTAATCATATGATCTTCTACTTAAGCTCAAGTTTGAGATCTGAGGCTTTCTATGTTCAACTTTGACAAGGCAAATTAATATGTAATAATACACCGTACGTTTAACAATCAGAATAGCAATGTCCAGTAGTTTGGAGCAGCATGTTTTCAGAGTTGATAACATAGCCAAGCAGCCAAAAACTCTACTGCAAAAAAGTGTCTTAAGaacaaaaacagaagaaaaggaCCATTACGATACAGGTAGACCTATTCTGATTCCTACGATCCTAATCCCTCTAAATGTCACAATCCCTGGTTTACTGTATAGAAGGAGAAAAGGTTAAATAGTAACTTAGAATCTAGGAGGGAAATCAAGTGCAAAAATTactgaaaatagaaaaataccACTTTGCTTTCACTTCTAGCAAAAGTTATTATAACAGTAAGCAACTACCTGAACTTTGTGTGGTACAGTTGCCCAAAATTCCAGGTTCGGAATTGCCTGAAAGTTGCAGGAGGAGACCATTAAAGATTGTTTTGGTAAGTAGGAACATTAAAGTTGATTCAACAGAAACGATCTGGGCAAGACGAATACAAGTTGCTCAGCATTCATGCTATACACCCAAGGTTGTCAGTGAAAAGTCAATCTCACACTATATAACTATATCTCATGTATGCAATCAAGGATGGAAGGGAAAAGGGCAAAGGGGCCTTGACAGGGCGTACTGTGAAGATTAACATGGCTTAAATAGCAGAGACAGATAACGCTTAGTCAAATTGAAACATGAACCCTCAATAATTTAATAGTGCTACATTGCTAGGAAAAGCACCAGGTAGTAATcattcaaaatcattcaaggaaCAAGAACTGAAAGCCGACTAGTACTCACATCTATTCCATGAATGTTCAAGAAGAAATATCGATAAACAACACCAGCCAGCAGGTAAGCCCCGAATAGGCATAAGATTCTGAGAACAAAATCATTTAGTGAACAAAGATGTTTCTGGAATCCACAAGGAATCGCATCTTACCTCTCACAgcccaaataaaataaaaataaaggcaAGGCATATTAAACAGGGGAAAATCTGAAGTGGCTATATACTTACATAACTAAAAAAGTACCAAACCAACCCCATCCACTTCCATGTGAGGATATCACCTTAGCACACCCAGCAGGATGCCTTAGTTGAGTAACCTGTCAATAAGACGAGCTTAAACAAGAAAACAGCAAATGGTGCACTTGGAAGTCTGACTTATCCTTCAATAAAGAAtctaaatgcagaaaataaacCTAAAACATGTTTAAATTCTTAATTAAACAAGGTCAAGAGAGGATAGGACGCAAATCTAGCAGTACTTGCAGTTTTCTCTATCCAGATATACCAAGGTAGGATGGTTGTCCTTTTATGTGGAGTAAAAAACACATGCACAAATAAGATGTCGTTAGATAATGACAATCAAGAACGCGATCAATCCTAAAATTAGTCATATAAGAGGAGAAATTTGCTTTCTGTTGAAATTCATTCAGCATTCTATGccattttaccaaaacatgaagaCCAGTCTTTGACCTGTCATTTCTCTTCATGCTTTCGAGCAACATgaaacacttcattcacattcGGCAGGAAGATCAGTGAAGAAGCTACATGCTGTATAGCCAAACGTATCACAGAAGAAAGAATAACTGGGGGAGAGAATGTATCTGGTCATTTTCAGTTCACAATACAGCTAAAGccataatgttttttttttttaacctttcaATCTATGTAGGTGCCTGTGCCTGTAAACAAACTTAAAAAACCAAAAATATATAGTTTTACAAGTAAAATAGCACAAAGTGCTAACTCTATACTCAAAATCGAAGTGATTCCTCAATGTAAGAACTCACATAGTCACATGTTCCAACTTTTTCAAGCATCCGAGGGCCCTGAAAAAAAGAACATGCTTAGCATTGGAAGACTGTTTATTAACAAAGCATGGAAAATGTACTTCAAAAAcagaaaagcaaggaaaaaagCCCTCACTTCAACTCCATTATAATCACAGATAACAGACACAGAGACTGAACAGTTCAGTTTTGGCTGGCTGTTTGACATCTTAACAACGACACCCATGTGTGGCTTTTTGTTATCTGCCTCATAAAATTAAGCAAACAACAGATGAAAACATTAGTCAAATAGAGCTCACAAAAACAATCTATATGAAGCACCTTGGCAGGCCAAATCCACgtgaaaatgaagaaacataACATATGCAGTATCAAAGTAGCAGCAATTGTCAATTCATCTAAAACCTCATCTCAAGCAAGCTCCCTAATTAGATATTAACACCATCTACTTTTGAAATGAAAGAACATTTGCTTAAAATCACAGGAAGAACAAAGTTACCTATAAGATACACAATTGTGCTTGATAGACGTCCAACAGAATTACAAATGGGATAACCTACAACACCACATAAGATCTATCAGCATTGCAGGAGAAGAGGACCCGCTGCCTTTATTAGGTACATAAACGTTCTCCATTGTATTCTAATCAAGAATGGGCATATATTGAAATGAAAGCCACTTTTTAAGATCTGAAATATGAACTGAACACATAGGAATCTAACATGACAAAAGAAGATTACATTTTCTTCTGAAAGCCAGAGACTGACCATCCAAGCATCTCAGTTTCAGTCATACCCAGTAATATATATTTCCTCCCAAAGAAGGGTATCAAGATACCTATTCCATCCCAAAGGCAACAATCTAGCACCCTTTTAGTGCAAGGTTTTGAAATAAACTTGTGTAACAAATTTAACAATAGGAATATATATTTTATGTAGATTAACCAAATGGCTCCCGAAACCAAACCTGTATGCAAGATGTTACTTGTCAAGTATGGAATTACTTCATTTAAATGGCTCCAAACTATCTCTTTAGTATTTCACTGCTTGCACTCTTTACTGAATGGAGATTCATGTAACAAGTGCCTCCCTATCCTTTCAGTATATTAATCCTCTCCTTTTgttgttcctttctttttccttaggTCCTCGTACCTTTTCTCTTGGGGCCAAAGCAAAAAAGGCAACAGAGCTTaccaagaaagatggaaaataACCAGATGGAGAACAAcaacaagagaaaagggaacACAATCCCAATTAAAAAAGGAAACAGAACCATATCTAAATTTGGTTGATCCATGGCATAGTAAGTCTTTGGTTGTAATTCATTTTGCTGCAAGTTGTATCGTTTCACTATTTACAGGGCAACGGATCATACTCTTTAACAGCAATATCCCCACCCCCTGGGCCCCCCTCCCAAAAGCCACACGCGTGCCAAAGCTGATGCTAACAAGGCTCTAAATCAAGTAAACTGGCCAAATTAAACATATTTCAATGAAGATTACTGTGAAATGCATTATTCACCTTGAATGATATTTGTGACCAGCGCACTACAACCCATGCCACAGCGTGACGGACCACCACAGTCCTACAATAGTAGATACCAATCATGTCATTCAGATTTTCATCTAGGTGGAGGAGGAACAATATAAGAATTATGACAAAGTTCAGCTGAATGTTAGACAAGACTCCATAATTTTCTGACATAAAGCAAAATAAACACAATGACTTTAATGGGTTCACAGCATCAGCCAAGTATATATCTTATGTAAGCATCCATCAGATATTCTACAAGATACAGGAGTAAATCTATGAAACAGTTACTGACTTTCAATTATTTTATCCTCTCATTTACAGGATGGGCAGGTGCAACTTCAGAAAAACTCACCATGCAGTCAATACAAGTAGGAGGATCATGGTTGAAAAGCATTACATCACACAGCTGCAAAATTGAAAACGACAGAAAGACATGTCAACACAACACAAAAGTAAACgaatgaaaaagagaaaaaaattgcaGTCTCTTGCTGTTCTTAGCAAGTTAGGCCAGTCATGCTTTTACGGTACTTTCAATTAAAGGCTCAATCTAATACGTGAAAAGGAAATACTGAAGTACAATGCAACCTGATAGAGCCAACCTGAAACCAAAGCACTGTCTCATTAACTGCCACCTTGTAAAACCTATCAGCCATATATCAAaataataatttgtattagaaACAAAACAGATCAAACTCAAACTTCAATTGAAGAGTCCCCATCTAAGTTTATTTGAGAAACATTTATTACTCATTAACTAAGTAAAAACATTCCCAGGTTAACACTGCTTTTAGGAAGTGAAAACCGCCCAAGACAAGGTCAGTGGATACTTAGCTCCGGCATTACATGTACTTGAATTGCTTGACTGATTTGGCACAGTTGGACTAGACATTTCCCCCCAAAGTTTCTTTCCTTATTATTAGTTGAATGAACAAAGTTCCCCAAGCTCAACTTGATGGCATCATCAGCATAAAGCTTGTGGTCTTTTTTCTTATATGAACCCCACGCCctctctccccctccccccaaCCCCACcaccacaaaaacaaaaacaaaaaaatcccccgggaccaaaaaaaaaaattcctaaaaGCAACATTCATTATcttttttagaaagaaaaagagacaaTAGCAGCGAAATCGGTAAAACAGAAAGTGCAAATGGACCCATTATCAATGCCAATAAGGACATTAGTTATACtcacaaaaaatatttaaaaaagctcaaaaagaaagaatttaataTACGAGAGTTAAAAAAAGAGGTGGTGAGGTGTTAAAGAAAATACCCGTCTTCGCTGAGGACGCCGTGGGGAAATTTACGAAGTGGGGAAGCTAAGCTATAGTTGTAGAGCCTGTTATGGTCCCTGTAGCTGAACTCGCATATAGCAAACACCGAGTTGAAGCTGAGTCTGTGTAAAATCGTTGCTATGAAAAGCAAAGGAATAAGAATGGGTGACCGATTGCGAAAATTGGTGGGATCCATCGTCCCTGTTCCGACAATTTGCATGTCCAACATATCCCGCAATGGGTTTGAGGGTTGGGTCGGGCAGCTTCAGCTTCTACTTTGTTACTGCTATCCTATCAATCATTGCAAAGTATCAATCGGCCACGGAATTGGAGGATTTGGGTGAAGAAGTGGATTACAAGGAGCTGAAGAAGAAATCTCCTTCATGGATTTACAGAAAGAACTCTGGTCCGGTGACGACGTCGTCGTAAGCGTTGGACAACGCTGTCAACGCACACCTGGCCAGGGTGGGGCCGGAAGTTTGTTTAGGAAAAAGCAATCTTGTCCTGTTGTACTCCACGTAATGTGATTAAAACCGAATCTAGGCTTGCTCTAAGCACTTAACTAACACAAATTATTGCAAATATatatgggttaattacatttatctcccctgaggtttgaccatattaccaatcaatttctgtaatttatcaaaataacggtctcaccctttgaatgatcaaacatttaacaaaaacccccttaataccgaaaatgcccttattgaggccatgttgcattcaaaaaagaacatatttttattttattaaccttgaagcaataaaaaaaatagaaaaaaaatttttgcttattattttataaaaatcatatatttgcttccataaatagttttgaatcaataattattttaaatcttaaaaatgaatattaaaaattagataaattgaaagaaaaataaaaaaagaataaattattttaattcctggAGTATGGTTCAAATTTGTGATTCAAGGCATGTTGCGGAGAGCACAAGGTATGCTTTCCTCAATTTGAACCATATTccaggaattaaaataatttcttctttttttatttttctttcaatttatctaatttttaatattcatttttaagatttaaaataattattgattcaaaactatttatggaagcaaagatatgatttttataaaataataagcaaaaaaaattttctatttttttattgcttcagggttaataaaataaaaatatgttctttttttaatgcaacatggcctcaataaggtcattttcggcattaagggatttttgttaaatgtttgatcattcagAAGGTGAGACCGTTATTTGAACAAATTATAGGGATTGATTGATAATATgatcaaacctcaggggaggtaatGTAATTGacccaatatatatatatatatatatatatatatatatatatatatatatatatatatatatatatatataaccggTGATTTTAGCATAGGCTTGATTGGCCTTGTTTGGAAGCCAAGTTTTTGCCAAATTTATCAGCTATaagtattttaaaaactttaactacaataatctcaaaaaaattttcaaagtttttaaactaggcacttcaaaatattaaaaaaaaaacacatttcaaaatttttttaaaaaattcctaCAATAAGtcacaataaaattttaaacaaagaCCCAAAAACTCACTTTTCAAACGGGGCCGAAAATGGTTATTAGAATTTTCattgaaatatttattttactGGACATcgtatttattttggtaaatctcAAGCCATTGTTTATTAGTACGATTAAAGTAAAAACTTTAATTTACGAGGAGCTGTATACTTTAGTTTTTGGTTTTTTAAAGTATTAAAAACTTGATCAACTAAAATCTTTGGCAAAAATAAGCTTGCATCAAGGCCGCTTGATTCAGTAACGTTGCATCCTTCAATATTTCTATAGGCGTCTACTTTATAATCTTTCATAtttaattaaagaaaaaattatttaaaatgtcattcatattttattaaataaattttttagtcctttattttgtaaataataaatttatactcctccaaaaaaaattgatttcaaCCTGAGTTTCCGGCCATTTTTTAACTTGAAATTACCATGTCTTCACGTGTAGTCATTTTTTATCTATAAAAAGATTAGATTCCACTTTTATAGtggtaaaaatgaattttgattcgGTTTTGATCTCAAATTTTTAGCAgtgataaataaatataattttagtcatattttacatttttagggacaaaaataaatatgaactaagtttttttaattacaaatgaGATCTAACTTTTTTTGCTACTAAAAAATGATTATGTGTAAGTCACGTGATGGATTTAGAGTAAAAATAATCGAAAAACTAAAATTTATCAACTTGATTTTGAGGACTATTTTAAATGtgaataattcaaaatttgaattattttttccTTAATTAAACCCAGAAACTTGAATAGCACAttctaataaaattaatttatttgtttggatagagtattatttaaaatattatttggaataattattgtagcattttttatgatgtgatgtatatgaaataaaaagataattaaaaatataaaaagatggattgaaaaatatatttacgatacaagtaaaatattatttgagataattgtGTTATACAAACACTCATAATGCTTTTACCGATAATAAACCAGTTTAACTCTGAGTTAAGTTGACAAATGTCAAAAGTGGAGCGTTTAGGAAGGGTTTCATGAACTCGATGTCCTTCCTAACTTCCTTCCATGATAAAGA containing:
- the LOC113730309 gene encoding uncharacterized protein isoform X2, giving the protein MLDMQIVGTGTMDPTNFRNRSPILIPLLFIATILHRLSFNSVFAICEFSYRDHNRLYNYSLASPLRKFPHGVLSEDGFYKVAVNETVLWFQLCDVMLFNHDPPTCIDCMDCGGPSRCGMGCSALVTNIIQGYPICNSVGRLSSTIVYLIDNKKPHMGVVVKMSNSQPKLNCSVSVSVICDYNGVEGPRMLEKVGTCDYVTQLRHPAGCAKVISSHGSGWGWFGTFLVIILCLFGAYLLAGVVYRYFFLNIHGIDAIPNLEFWATVPHKVQSFFVALVRRFRGPSQGYRSSYSPVNF
- the LOC113730309 gene encoding uncharacterized protein isoform X3, coding for MLDMQIVGTGTMDPTNFRNRSPILIPLLFIATILHRLSFNSVFAICEFSYRDHNRLYNYSLASPLRKFPHGVLSEDGFYKVAVNETVLWFQLCDVMLFNHDPPTCIDCMDCGGPSRCGMGCSALVTNIIQGYPICNSVGRLSSTIVYLIDNKKPHMGVVVKMSNSQPKLNCSVSVSVICDYNGVEGPRMLEKVGTCDYVTQLRHPAGCAKVISSHGSGWGWFGTFLVMQFRTWNFGQLYHTKFRRWSLMALSLYWKYLNIYSLSFSGFAEFFCSFGPEI
- the LOC113730309 gene encoding uncharacterized protein isoform X1, producing the protein MLDMQIVGTGTMDPTNFRNRSPILIPLLFIATILHRLSFNSVFAICEFSYRDHNRLYNYSLASPLRKFPHGVLSEDGFYKVAVNETVLWFQLCDVMLFNHDPPTCIDCMDCGGPSRCGMGCSALVTNIIQGYPICNSVGRLSSTIVYLIDNKKPHMGVVVKMSNSQPKLNCSVSVSVICDYNGVEGPRMLEKVGTCDYVTQLRHPAGCAKVISSHGSGWGWFGTFLVIILCLFGAYLLAGVVYRYFFLNIHGIDAIPNLEFWATVPHKVQKMVSHGFESLLEISKHLLSVFLWICRVFL
- the LOC113730309 gene encoding uncharacterized protein isoform X4, with the protein product MLDMQIVGTGTMDPTNFRNRSPILIPLLFIATILHRLSFNSVFAICEFSYRDHNRLYNYSLASPLRKFPHGVLSEDGFYKVAVNETVLWFQLCDVMLFNHDPPTCIDCMDCGGPSRCGMGCSALVTNIIQGYPICNSVGRLSSTIVYLIDNKKPHMGVVVKMSNSQPKLNCSVSVSVICDYNGVEGPRMLEKVGTCDYVTQLRHPAGCAKVISSHGSGWGWFGTFLVMQFRTWNFGQLYHTKFRVFL